The Metabacillus litoralis genome contains a region encoding:
- a CDS encoding TIGR00266 family protein encodes MNAHEIDYVLHGDDMQCVEIELDPNESVVAEAGGMMMMEDGIDMETIFGDGDNNQKGFLGKLVGAGKRVLTGESLFMTVFTNKGVGKKRVSFAAPYPGKIIPIDLSELGGKIICQKDSFLCAAKGVSIGIDFQKKLGTGFFGGEGFIMQKLEGDGLSFLHAGGTIIRRDLQPGEKLRIDTGCLVALSKEVDYNIEYVGKVKTAFFGGEGLFFATVQGPGTVWVQTLPFSRLADRVIASAPSAGGEARGEGSILGGLGRFLDGDR; translated from the coding sequence ATGAAAGTGTTGTAGCTGAAGCTGGTGGCATGATGATGATGGAAGATGGCATCGATATGGAAACCATTTTTGGTGATGGGGACAACAACCAAAAAGGCTTTTTGGGTAAGCTTGTTGGAGCTGGTAAACGTGTACTCACAGGCGAGAGTTTATTTATGACGGTATTTACAAACAAAGGTGTTGGTAAAAAGCGTGTCTCGTTTGCGGCGCCTTATCCTGGTAAAATCATACCTATTGATTTAAGTGAGCTTGGTGGAAAAATTATTTGTCAAAAAGATTCCTTCCTTTGTGCAGCAAAAGGTGTATCAATTGGGATTGATTTTCAGAAGAAGCTTGGGACTGGTTTTTTTGGTGGAGAAGGTTTTATTATGCAGAAGCTTGAAGGAGATGGTCTTAGCTTTTTACATGCAGGAGGAACCATTATCCGCCGTGATCTTCAACCTGGAGAGAAATTAAGAATTGACACAGGTTGCCTAGTCGCTTTATCAAAAGAAGTTGATTATAATATTGAATATGTTGGAAAAGTAAAAACTGCGTTCTTCGGTGGAGAAGGTTTATTCTTTGCTACTGTACAAGGACCAGGAACAGTTTGGGTTCAAACTTTACCATTCAGCCGCTTAGCAGATCGAGTGATTGCAAGTGCACCATCTGCTGGTGGAGAAGCTCGTGGTGAAGGCAGTATACTTGGCGGTTTAGGTCGATTTTTAGATGGTGATCGATGA
- a CDS encoding glycogen/starch/alpha-glucan phosphorylase yields MFSNKDSFKKSFLKRLESMCGKGFEESTRRDQYFTLGNMVREYISSKWIDTNELYRAENKKQVYYLSIEFLLGRLLCQNLLNLGIKEVVEEGLAELNIHLNEIEECESDPALGNGGLGRLAACFLDSLATLNLPGHGYGLRYKHGLFDQKIVDGYQVELPEQWLRHGNVWEVRKPDQAVEVSFWGRIESSYEGNSLIFKHVGEQKVLAVPYDMPVVGYQVDTVNTLRLWNAEPASFGPNQDVLSYKRDTEAITDFLYPDDTHDEGKILRLKQQYFLVSSSLQSIIQSFKKENSNIRELHHYVAIHINDTHPALAIPELMRILVDIEGLTWNEAWHVTTNTVSYTNHTILAEALEKWPIYLFKPLLPRIYMIIEEINERFCAELWDRYPGEWQRIEHMAIIAHGLVKMAHLAIVGSNSINGVAKIHSDILKNREMKSFYEVYPEKFNNKTNGITHRRWLLKANPELTNLIKETIGEDWVKQPEKLIDLKRHVYHPTVKEQFAQVKRKRKEILAKKIAEKNGILVDIDSIFDVQVKRLHAYKRQLLNVLHIMYLYNRIKEDPNYVIQPRTFIFGAKASPTYYYAKKVIKLIHSLADKVNNDPRVSQVIKVVFMENYRVSLAEDIFPAADVSEQISTASKEASGTGNMKFMMNGALTVGTLDGANIEIMEEIGKDNIFTFGLTAQEVLKYEENGRYRSMEYYHHDLRIRQVINQLTNGFFSEDEGEFESIADSLLVQNDQYFVLRDFASYIDIQEKVGIAYQNREKWLEQALINVSHSGFFSSDRTISQYAEGIWNIEPLGVKM; encoded by the coding sequence ATGTTCTCTAATAAAGATTCATTTAAAAAAAGCTTTTTAAAAAGGCTTGAAAGTATGTGTGGCAAAGGCTTTGAGGAATCAACTAGACGTGATCAGTACTTTACATTAGGGAATATGGTAAGAGAATATATTAGCTCTAAATGGATTGATACGAACGAGCTTTACCGAGCTGAGAATAAAAAGCAAGTATATTATTTATCAATTGAATTCCTCTTAGGTCGCTTACTTTGTCAAAACTTATTAAACCTAGGAATTAAAGAGGTTGTTGAGGAGGGTCTGGCAGAGCTTAATATTCACTTAAATGAAATAGAAGAGTGTGAGTCAGACCCAGCTCTAGGAAACGGTGGATTAGGAAGATTAGCAGCATGCTTTTTAGATTCATTGGCTACATTAAATCTTCCTGGTCATGGATATGGACTTAGGTATAAACACGGACTATTCGACCAAAAAATAGTGGATGGATATCAAGTTGAGCTCCCGGAGCAATGGTTACGACATGGAAATGTGTGGGAAGTACGGAAGCCTGATCAAGCTGTTGAGGTCTCATTCTGGGGCAGAATAGAATCAAGTTATGAAGGAAATTCTCTCATTTTTAAGCATGTAGGAGAACAAAAGGTGTTAGCCGTTCCTTATGATATGCCTGTTGTTGGCTACCAGGTCGATACCGTTAATACGTTGAGGCTTTGGAATGCAGAGCCTGCCTCATTTGGTCCAAATCAAGATGTTTTATCTTATAAGAGAGATACTGAGGCAATTACAGATTTCCTTTATCCTGATGATACACATGATGAGGGCAAAATTTTGAGGTTAAAACAGCAGTACTTCCTTGTGTCTTCAAGTTTACAAAGTATCATTCAGTCGTTTAAAAAAGAGAATTCTAACATTAGAGAACTCCATCATTACGTGGCAATTCATATAAATGATACACATCCTGCTTTGGCTATCCCTGAATTAATGAGAATATTAGTTGATATTGAAGGATTAACTTGGAATGAAGCATGGCATGTAACAACAAATACAGTGTCCTATACAAATCATACGATCTTAGCGGAAGCACTAGAGAAATGGCCAATTTATTTGTTTAAGCCATTACTTCCTAGAATTTATATGATCATAGAAGAAATTAATGAGAGATTTTGTGCAGAGCTCTGGGATCGATATCCGGGAGAATGGCAACGTATTGAGCATATGGCCATTATTGCTCACGGCCTTGTAAAAATGGCTCACCTCGCGATAGTTGGGAGTAATAGTATTAACGGGGTAGCCAAAATCCACTCCGATATTTTAAAAAATAGGGAAATGAAATCTTTCTATGAGGTTTATCCCGAAAAATTCAATAACAAAACAAACGGGATTACACATAGAAGATGGCTGCTTAAAGCAAATCCTGAATTAACAAACTTAATTAAAGAAACGATTGGTGAGGATTGGGTAAAACAGCCTGAAAAATTAATAGATTTAAAGAGACATGTTTATCATCCAACAGTAAAAGAACAGTTTGCACAGGTGAAAAGAAAACGTAAGGAAATACTAGCTAAGAAAATAGCAGAAAAAAATGGGATTCTTGTAGACATTGATTCTATTTTTGATGTTCAAGTTAAAAGATTACATGCATATAAAAGACAATTATTAAATGTTCTTCATATTATGTATTTATACAATCGAATAAAAGAAGATCCTAATTATGTTATACAGCCTCGTACATTTATTTTTGGAGCAAAAGCATCTCCAACGTATTATTATGCAAAGAAGGTTATAAAGCTTATTCATTCCTTAGCTGATAAAGTAAACAATGACCCAAGAGTTTCGCAGGTTATAAAGGTTGTATTTATGGAAAATTATCGTGTTTCACTGGCAGAGGATATCTTCCCAGCTGCAGATGTTAGTGAACAGATTTCGACTGCAAGCAAAGAGGCATCTGGTACAGGAAATATGAAATTTATGATGAATGGTGCTTTAACAGTCGGGACATTAGATGGTGCAAACATTGAGATAATGGAGGAGATTGGTAAAGATAATATTTTTACCTTTGGTCTAACTGCACAAGAGGTGCTCAAGTACGAAGAAAACGGCCGTTATCGATCAATGGAATATTATCATCATGATTTAAGAATTCGACAAGTTATCAATCAATTAACGAATGGGTTTTTCTCAGAGGATGAAGGAGAATTTGAGTCAATTGCTGATTCCTTACTCGTCCAAAATGACCAATATTTTGTTTTGCGTGATTTTGCCTCTTATATTGATATACAAGAAAAGGTCGGAATAGCTTATCAAAACCGAGAAAAATGGCTGGAGCAAGCATTAATAAACGTTTCACATTCAGGCTTCTTTTCAAGTGACAGAACCATTTCGCAGTATGCTGAAGGAATTTGGAATATTGAGCCGCTTGGAGTGAAAATGTAA
- the glgA gene encoding glycogen synthase GlgA yields MKVLFAVSECVPFVKSGGLADVAGALPKELKKLGADIRVILPKYSLISESYREKMTKIHEIIVPVGWRQQYCGIEKLEVDGITYYFLDHEYYFYRDSLYGHYDDGERFSFFCRAVLETLEAIDFQPDIIHSHDWHTGMISYLLQKEYREKPFYEEIKTVFTIHNLQFQGVFPYSILHDLLNLGDEDFKNLEFYGDISFMKAAIISSDFITTVSPTYKEEIQTAYYGERLDGLLRSRNTSLLGILNGIDDTVYNPETDENIHSQFTPETLIKKAENKAALQAAFGLTESKDTPIISMVTRLTKQKGLDLVKRVLDEVLAKDVQVIILGTGEKEFEDYFKHMEWVYPTKFKAYIGFDEKLAHQIYAGSDLFLMPSKFEPCGLGQLIALRYGTIPIVRETGGLNDTVFPFQEELKEGNGFTFSHFNAHDMLYSINRAIEYYHQDEVWQKIVNTAMTQDYSWSQSALKYKQLYTELITGSEEHVL; encoded by the coding sequence GTGAAAGTATTATTTGCTGTTTCAGAATGTGTACCTTTTGTAAAATCAGGAGGATTAGCTGATGTTGCAGGTGCATTACCAAAGGAATTAAAAAAACTAGGAGCTGACATTAGAGTCATTCTTCCCAAATATTCTTTAATATCAGAGTCTTATCGTGAAAAGATGACGAAAATACATGAAATCATTGTTCCGGTTGGATGGAGACAGCAGTATTGTGGAATTGAAAAATTAGAGGTTGATGGAATTACGTATTATTTCTTGGATCATGAATATTATTTTTATCGTGATTCTTTGTATGGACATTATGATGATGGTGAGCGCTTCTCATTCTTTTGTAGAGCAGTACTAGAAACATTAGAAGCTATTGATTTTCAGCCTGACATCATACATTCACATGATTGGCATACAGGAATGATTAGTTATTTATTACAAAAAGAATATAGAGAGAAACCTTTTTACGAGGAAATAAAAACGGTGTTTACGATCCATAATCTCCAATTTCAAGGTGTATTTCCATACAGTATTCTCCACGATCTTTTAAATCTAGGGGATGAAGACTTTAAAAACCTAGAATTTTATGGAGATATTAGCTTTATGAAGGCAGCAATTATCTCATCAGATTTTATAACAACTGTTAGTCCAACTTATAAAGAGGAAATCCAGACAGCCTACTATGGAGAAAGGCTGGATGGTCTATTAAGATCCCGAAATACTTCTCTTTTAGGAATTTTAAATGGCATTGATGATACAGTTTATAATCCTGAAACAGATGAAAATATTCATTCACAGTTTACACCGGAAACACTCATAAAAAAAGCGGAGAATAAAGCTGCCCTACAAGCTGCTTTTGGGTTAACTGAGAGTAAAGATACACCAATTATTTCAATGGTAACTAGGTTAACGAAGCAAAAAGGTTTAGATTTAGTTAAACGTGTTTTGGATGAGGTATTAGCTAAGGATGTTCAGGTGATCATTCTTGGTACAGGAGAAAAAGAATTTGAAGATTATTTTAAGCATATGGAATGGGTTTATCCGACAAAGTTTAAAGCATACATAGGATTTGATGAGAAACTTGCACATCAAATTTATGCCGGCTCCGATTTATTTTTAATGCCATCAAAATTTGAACCATGTGGTTTGGGGCAGTTAATTGCTCTAAGATATGGGACTATTCCAATTGTCCGGGAAACGGGCGGATTAAATGACACAGTGTTTCCTTTTCAGGAAGAGTTAAAAGAAGGTAATGGATTTACGTTTAGTCATTTTAATGCCCATGATATGTTGTATTCAATAAATCGCGCTATTGAGTATTATCACCAAGATGAGGTTTGGCAAAAGATCGTCAATACTGCCATGACACAAGATTATAGTTGGAGCCAATCAGCATTAAAATATAAGCAGCTTTACACTGAATTGATCACTGGGAGTGAAGAGCATGTTCTCTAA
- a CDS encoding sugar phosphate nucleotidyltransferase, producing MSNKMLGVIDATAYKPEIEDLTIHRSLAAVPFGSRYRLIDFVLSSMTNSEIESVAIFPKYSYRSLMDHIGSGKQWDLNRKKDGLFFFPSPHLHNEYDEFGSFRQFSDHIDFFLRSKQEYAVITNSHTVCNIDFQKVLSRHIENGCDITEVRKDGQSLQMYVMATKLLLDLIQDKEKTGCKTLADVIIENQHNFTICDYEFSGYAAVIDSLANYYKHSMEMLNPAIWKEIFMKNRPILTKAKDEPPTKYGKNAVVKNSLIANGCKIEGYVENSIIFRGVHIGKDTVIKNSVVMQKTNIGENCVLENMITDKDVKVLDYSKLSGSHLEPTILRKRTIQGAMMNS from the coding sequence ATGAGTAATAAAATGTTAGGTGTTATTGATGCTACAGCATATAAACCGGAAATTGAAGATTTAACGATCCATCGTTCATTAGCAGCAGTTCCTTTTGGTAGTCGATATCGTTTAATAGATTTTGTTCTATCTAGTATGACAAATTCTGAGATTGAAAGTGTTGCTATTTTTCCTAAGTATTCTTATCGCTCCCTAATGGATCACATTGGATCTGGAAAACAATGGGATCTAAATCGTAAAAAAGATGGGTTATTTTTCTTCCCATCTCCTCATTTACACAATGAATATGATGAATTTGGATCTTTCCGACAATTTTCTGATCACATTGATTTCTTTTTAAGAAGTAAACAGGAGTATGCTGTTATTACCAATAGTCATACAGTTTGTAATATTGATTTTCAGAAGGTATTAAGTCGTCATATTGAAAATGGCTGTGATATAACAGAGGTTCGAAAAGATGGTCAGTCTTTACAAATGTATGTTATGGCAACAAAGCTTCTTCTTGATCTTATTCAGGATAAAGAAAAAACCGGCTGCAAAACACTTGCTGACGTTATTATAGAAAATCAACATAATTTCACTATTTGTGATTATGAATTTAGTGGCTATGCCGCAGTCATAGATTCATTAGCCAACTATTATAAACATAGTATGGAAATGCTTAACCCAGCTATATGGAAAGAAATTTTCATGAAAAACCGACCGATTTTAACCAAAGCCAAAGATGAGCCACCAACCAAATATGGAAAAAATGCAGTTGTGAAGAATTCCTTAATTGCTAATGGATGTAAAATAGAAGGTTATGTGGAAAATAGTATTATTTTTAGAGGCGTTCATATCGGAAAAGATACAGTCATTAAAAATAGTGTCGTTATGCAAAAGACAAATATTGGAGAGAACTGTGTACTAGAGAATATGATTACAGATAAAGATGTAAAAGTATTGGACTATTCTAAATTAAGTGGATCACATTTAGAGCCAACGATACTAAGAAAAAGAACCATTCAAGGAGCGATGATGAACTCGTGA
- a CDS encoding glucose-1-phosphate adenylyltransferase produces MGKKQCVAMLLAGGKGSRLSSLTKNLAKPAVPFGGKYRIIDFTLSNCTNSSIDTVGVLTQYQPLVLNSYIGIGSVWDLDRKNGGVTVLPPYSESSEMKWYKGTASAIYQNINYIKQYDPEYVLILSGDHIYKMDYSKMLDYHIDKNADASISVIEVPWDEASRFGIMNTNDKMQVVEFDEKPANPKNNLASMGIYIFKWSLLKEYLEMDERNQYSSHDFGKDIIPLLLEEKRNVVAYPFKGYWKDVGTVKSLWEANMDLLNDESELNLFDRDWKIYTVNSNHPPQFIAENAVVTDSLVNDGCVIMGNVHHSVLFQGVTVGKNTKIKNTVLMPDTIIGENVYIENAIVPCGLEIPDGTVICPDTNSDEILLVTEEIIDEIISLTENKVN; encoded by the coding sequence ATGGGAAAAAAACAATGCGTAGCAATGTTACTAGCAGGGGGTAAAGGTAGCAGGTTAAGCTCTCTTACTAAAAATTTGGCAAAGCCGGCAGTTCCGTTTGGTGGAAAATATAGGATCATAGATTTTACTTTAAGTAATTGTACCAACTCAAGCATTGATACTGTAGGGGTATTAACACAATATCAACCACTAGTTCTAAATTCATATATAGGAATTGGAAGTGTTTGGGATTTAGATCGTAAAAATGGTGGGGTAACCGTTCTTCCTCCTTACTCTGAATCCTCTGAAATGAAGTGGTATAAAGGGACAGCAAGCGCAATCTATCAAAACATAAATTATATTAAACAATATGATCCTGAATATGTACTAATTTTGTCGGGAGATCATATCTACAAAATGGATTATTCTAAAATGCTTGACTATCATATTGATAAAAATGCTGATGCCTCAATTTCTGTTATAGAAGTGCCGTGGGATGAGGCTAGTCGATTTGGAATTATGAATACCAATGACAAAATGCAGGTAGTTGAATTCGATGAAAAACCTGCTAATCCTAAAAATAATTTAGCCTCAATGGGAATTTATATTTTTAAATGGTCACTTTTAAAAGAATACTTGGAGATGGATGAACGTAATCAATATTCAAGTCATGATTTTGGTAAAGATATTATTCCTTTATTACTAGAAGAGAAACGCAATGTTGTTGCTTATCCTTTTAAAGGATATTGGAAGGATGTAGGAACGGTTAAGAGTCTTTGGGAAGCGAATATGGATTTATTAAATGATGAGTCGGAGCTAAATTTATTTGATCGAGACTGGAAGATCTACACGGTTAATTCTAATCATCCACCTCAATTTATTGCTGAAAATGCGGTAGTAACTGATTCTCTTGTTAACGACGGTTGTGTCATTATGGGAAATGTTCATCATTCTGTTTTATTCCAAGGAGTTACGGTTGGTAAAAATACAAAAATAAAAAATACGGTCTTAATGCCTGACACTATAATCGGGGAAAATGTCTACATTGAAAATGCAATCGTTCCATGTGGATTAGAAATTCCAGATGGTACTGTGATATGTCCTGATACGAATTCAGATGAAATTTTACTTGTTACAGAGGAAATCATAGATGAAATCATATCCTTGACAGAGAACAAAGTTAACTAA
- the glgB gene encoding 1,4-alpha-glucan branching enzyme, translated as MMLMCPSDFDIHLFHEGQSFESYRFLGAHVQEQNGVLGTNFCVWAPHARQVNVVGNFNKWNGQEHQMKKLNEEGIWSLFIPTVTEGEIYKYEIHTSTGQKLLKSDPYAFHSEVRPHTASIVYDLSGFEWSDQKWQRRRKLREVYDRPLAIYEVHLGSWKIKEDGELYSYIELAEMLIPYVIEHGFTHIELLPIIEHPYDRSWGYQGTGYYSATSRFGSPKDFMAFINACHEENIGVIIDWVPGHFCKDAHGLYMFDGLPTYEYTNEKDRENYIWGTANFDLGKTEVQSFLVSNALFWMDYFHIDGFRVDAVANMLYWPNSNELVENPYAVSFIKKLNEAVFANDPNILMIAEDSTDWPMVTSPTSSGGLGFNYKWNMGWMNDILSYMEASPENRNELHHKVTFSFLYAFSENFILPFSHDEVVHGKKSLLNKMPGDYWQKFAQLRLLYAYMFTHPGKKLLFMGGEFGQYDEWKDLAQLDWILEDYEMHNKMRSYFKHLLSNYNKQKSLFEVDHSFEGFEWIDADNRDQSIFSFIRKGQKENEMLVVVCNFKPIVYYDYKIGVPIDTEYVEIVNSDAEEFGGSNQLNKKNLKAIEGEFHGRPYHLSMTIPPYGAVILRAVKKRGENKNGKKTMRSNVTSRG; from the coding sequence GTGATGCTCATGTGTCCATCAGACTTTGATATTCATTTATTTCATGAAGGACAGTCTTTTGAAAGCTACCGGTTCTTAGGAGCTCATGTACAGGAACAAAATGGTGTCCTGGGTACAAACTTTTGTGTTTGGGCACCACATGCGAGACAGGTAAATGTAGTAGGGAATTTTAACAAATGGAACGGTCAGGAACATCAAATGAAGAAATTAAATGAGGAGGGGATATGGAGCTTATTTATTCCTACAGTTACTGAGGGTGAGATCTATAAATATGAAATACACACTTCAACTGGTCAAAAGCTTCTTAAGTCAGACCCATATGCTTTTCATTCTGAAGTAAGGCCTCATACTGCATCGATTGTTTATGATCTATCCGGGTTTGAATGGTCAGATCAAAAGTGGCAAAGAAGGAGAAAGCTAAGAGAAGTGTATGATCGTCCATTAGCTATTTATGAAGTTCACTTAGGTTCTTGGAAAATAAAAGAGGACGGTGAGCTATATAGCTACATTGAACTGGCGGAGATGCTTATTCCTTACGTAATAGAACACGGATTCACTCATATTGAGCTTTTACCTATAATTGAACATCCATATGATCGCTCTTGGGGATATCAAGGAACAGGGTATTATTCTGCTACAAGTCGTTTTGGATCGCCAAAGGATTTTATGGCATTTATCAATGCTTGTCATGAAGAAAATATTGGTGTCATCATTGATTGGGTTCCAGGTCATTTTTGTAAAGATGCTCATGGATTATATATGTTTGACGGGCTTCCAACGTATGAGTACACAAATGAAAAAGACCGTGAAAATTATATCTGGGGTACTGCAAATTTTGATTTAGGCAAAACAGAAGTACAAAGTTTCTTAGTGTCCAACGCGTTGTTTTGGATGGATTATTTTCATATTGATGGGTTTAGAGTTGATGCAGTCGCCAATATGCTCTATTGGCCAAATTCAAATGAACTTGTTGAAAACCCTTATGCTGTTTCCTTTATTAAAAAACTTAATGAAGCAGTATTTGCAAATGATCCGAATATACTTATGATTGCTGAGGATTCAACTGATTGGCCGATGGTTACCTCTCCAACCTCGTCAGGTGGTCTTGGCTTCAACTACAAATGGAATATGGGTTGGATGAACGATATTCTTTCTTATATGGAGGCCTCTCCAGAGAATAGAAATGAACTCCACCATAAAGTTACATTCTCCTTTTTATATGCTTTTTCAGAAAACTTCATTTTACCTTTTTCTCATGACGAAGTTGTTCATGGAAAAAAATCATTATTAAATAAGATGCCGGGTGATTATTGGCAAAAATTTGCCCAATTAAGGCTTCTTTATGCATATATGTTTACACATCCTGGAAAGAAACTCCTTTTTATGGGAGGTGAATTTGGTCAGTATGATGAATGGAAGGATTTAGCGCAACTTGATTGGATATTGGAAGACTATGAGATGCATAACAAAATGCGGAGCTATTTTAAGCATTTGCTCTCAAATTATAATAAGCAAAAGTCATTGTTTGAAGTAGACCATTCATTTGAAGGTTTTGAGTGGATAGATGCAGATAACCGCGATCAAAGTATTTTTTCTTTTATTCGAAAAGGACAAAAAGAAAATGAAATGCTTGTTGTTGTTTGTAACTTTAAACCAATTGTTTATTATGATTACAAAATTGGGGTTCCTATTGACACAGAATATGTAGAGATTGTAAATAGTGATGCAGAAGAGTTTGGTGGTTCAAATCAATTGAACAAAAAGAATCTTAAGGCAATAGAAGGCGAGTTTCATGGGAGGCCATATCATCTATCTATGACAATTCCACCGTATGGAGCAGTTATTCTACGTGCAGTTAAAAAAAGAGGGGAGAATAAGAATGGGAAAAAAACAATGCGTAGCAATGTTACTAGCAGGGGGTAA